From the genome of Methylomonas sp. UP202, one region includes:
- a CDS encoding cupin domain-containing protein translates to MTDNPPRKPTDAAEPIAAQLLEALTPLPVAAPRHAAMREGLLGKVADSLASHAGLLTVRTRHGVWRDLKSGVRYKTLWDGPQGGSVLIDFAAGASLMPHRHNWLEEGIVLRGELTMDDLRLGLFDYHVSPAGSRHGAIHSETGALAFLRGTSLGDTPGVIREVLGGLLPGADRSQTCYLNSAANWRELAPGIEQWVLYRDGERESSYYRFAPGSRIGGHTHPIEEECILLSGDLYLGDILLLPGDYQMAPAGSRHGNVESESGALLFVRGAPCER, encoded by the coding sequence ATGACCGACAACCCACCCCGCAAGCCCACCGACGCCGCCGAGCCGATTGCCGCGCAACTGCTGGAGGCGCTGACGCCGCTGCCGGTCGCCGCACCGCGCCACGCCGCGATGCGTGAAGGCTTGCTGGGCAAAGTCGCCGACAGTCTGGCGAGTCACGCCGGTTTGTTGACGGTACGCACCCGCCACGGCGTCTGGCGGGATTTGAAATCCGGCGTGCGTTACAAAACCCTGTGGGACGGGCCTCAAGGTGGCTCGGTGTTGATCGACTTCGCGGCGGGAGCCTCGCTAATGCCGCACCGCCATAACTGGCTGGAGGAAGGCATCGTGCTGCGCGGCGAATTGACGATGGACGACCTGCGACTGGGCCTATTCGACTACCACGTGTCGCCGGCCGGCAGCCGGCACGGCGCCATCCATTCCGAAACCGGAGCGCTGGCCTTTCTGCGCGGCACCTCGCTCGGCGATACGCCCGGCGTGATCAGGGAAGTCTTGGGCGGCCTGCTGCCGGGCGCCGACCGCTCGCAAACCTGCTACCTGAATTCGGCGGCGAACTGGCGCGAACTGGCGCCCGGCATAGAGCAATGGGTGCTGTATCGCGACGGCGAACGCGAATCCAGTTACTACCGCTTCGCCCCCGGCAGCCGCATCGGCGGTCACACTCATCCGATCGAGGAAGAGTGCATCCTGCTATCCGGCGACCTGTATTTGGGCGACATTTTGCTGTTGCCGGGCGACTATCAGATGGCGCCGGCCGGCAGTCGGCACGGCAATGTCGAATCCGAATCCGGCGCGCTGCTGTTCGTGCGCGGCGCGCCGTGCGAACGGTAA
- a CDS encoding sigma-70 family RNA polymerase sigma factor, which translates to MTETHPIPDLDANMAADTALRQALAGIVDQDQAALGILYDAMVEQVYSVALRILKQPASAEEVVQDTFWQVWRQAPRFDPERGTVKAWVLTIARSRALDLLRQFDSDLTDLEPEAWAAIEGPSGQAPIDLLAVTQQGHRVHAALAALDPVPRQLVSLAFLRGLSHEEIAQCSGLPLGTVKSHIRRALLGMQQSLSINLGEDYRE; encoded by the coding sequence ATGACCGAAACCCACCCGATTCCCGACCTCGATGCCAATATGGCCGCCGATACCGCGTTGCGGCAGGCATTGGCCGGCATCGTCGATCAAGATCAGGCGGCGCTGGGAATCTTGTACGACGCGATGGTCGAGCAGGTTTACAGCGTGGCCTTGCGGATTCTGAAACAGCCGGCCAGCGCGGAGGAAGTGGTGCAAGACACCTTCTGGCAAGTCTGGCGGCAAGCGCCGCGCTTCGATCCGGAACGCGGCACGGTCAAGGCCTGGGTCTTGACCATCGCGCGCAGTCGGGCCTTGGACTTGCTGCGCCAATTCGACTCGGACCTGACCGACTTGGAACCGGAAGCATGGGCGGCGATCGAAGGGCCTAGCGGGCAAGCACCGATCGACCTGTTGGCCGTCACCCAACAAGGTCATCGCGTGCATGCCGCGCTAGCAGCCCTGGACCCAGTGCCCCGACAATTGGTGTCGCTGGCCTTTCTGCGCGGGCTGAGCCACGAGGAAATCGCGCAGTGCAGCGGTTTGCCGTTGGGCACGGTCAAGTCGCACATCCGTCGAGCCTTGCTCGGCATGCAACAATCTTTATCGATCAACCTAGGCGAGGATTATCGCGAATGA
- a CDS encoding DVUA0089 family protein produces the protein MKTRLYAAVLSGCLIGGSAGAADFDFAGNFSQDNSVLRFDFSIANPGNVTLFTSSWLTGGFDPILTLWDAGGQLLAEQDDGNGGGIAFSNGVPLNYGEFDSYLTANLVAGDYIATLTQYDNFAVSSALADGFLRDADPWFTQVFGCSNAQFCEGSLVDGNGDLVDANRTSAWDFHIVGVDAAQAATVPEPPTAMLLLASAMFFGLGRWAQPRNRGGLTSATV, from the coding sequence ATGAAAACACGACTATACGCGGCGGTCTTGAGCGGCTGCCTGATCGGCGGGTCGGCCGGGGCCGCCGATTTTGATTTTGCCGGCAATTTCAGCCAAGACAATTCGGTGCTCCGCTTCGATTTCAGCATCGCCAATCCCGGCAACGTGACCTTGTTTACGTCATCGTGGCTGACGGGCGGTTTCGATCCGATTTTGACGCTTTGGGACGCCGGCGGTCAACTGCTGGCCGAACAGGACGACGGCAACGGTGGCGGAATCGCGTTCTCGAACGGCGTGCCGCTGAACTACGGCGAATTCGACAGCTATCTGACGGCCAACTTGGTGGCCGGCGATTACATCGCCACGCTGACGCAATACGACAACTTCGCGGTTTCCAGCGCGTTGGCCGACGGATTTTTACGCGATGCCGATCCTTGGTTCACTCAGGTCTTCGGTTGTAGCAACGCCCAGTTCTGCGAGGGATCGCTGGTCGACGGCAACGGCGATTTGGTCGATGCCAACCGCACGTCGGCCTGGGACTTTCATATCGTCGGCGTCGATGCCGCGCAAGCCGCGACGGTTCCGGAGCCGCCGACCGCGATGCTGTTGCTGGCGTCGGCGATGTTTTTTGGCTTGGGCCGCTGGGCGCAACCGCGTAACCGGGGCGGCTTGACCTCGGCCACTGTTTAA
- a CDS encoding DUF4331 domain-containing protein: MKSINRYSLGLIAALLACGASSAQAANHREAPLTALDTKADITDWFAFVSYDDPSKVTMILNVDPLLDPSNGPNYFPFDPEILYEMKVDNDFDADEDLTLQFRFKTESRLPGVFTGFVGIGDGLNTPFNSPAPLPAGTPLVPAAISALDGPGSEGLGLRQSYTVTLIKGKGKNRQVLELNGGQKLYAVPSNVGPRTMPDYPALAKQGIYDLAGGIKVFAGTVDDPFYIDLGAAFDTLNFRSGASGVGVAGVLSDAQNADEVRNFAPDDVAGFNVNAIAIELPIAMLTHDGKLHGANEAFAVVGTYATTSRPRTKSYAEKPGGRPKLANAYAQIQRMGNPLVNELLIGTGDKDKFSMSEPKQDGDYAAYVVDPLIARVLNAATAGVLPVPVPPRVNPDQPAFDLGPLVFYAAPICPACTSEQRGPIADLLRLNTGIGPTTTAARKRMGFLAGDSAGFPNGRRVSDDVLDITAQAAVGVLRAGFGAFPNNRVGDGVNANDRNYQESFPYVAFANSGRQSRHVDPGEAGCADSLTSAAANCPEQ; encoded by the coding sequence ATGAAATCGATAAATCGCTACAGCCTAGGCCTGATCGCCGCGTTGCTCGCCTGCGGCGCATCGTCCGCGCAAGCCGCCAACCACCGCGAAGCGCCGTTGACCGCGCTGGATACCAAGGCCGACATCACCGACTGGTTTGCCTTCGTCAGTTACGACGATCCCAGCAAGGTCACGATGATTTTGAATGTCGATCCGTTGCTGGACCCGAGCAACGGCCCGAATTATTTTCCGTTCGATCCGGAAATCCTCTACGAAATGAAAGTGGACAACGATTTCGACGCCGACGAAGACCTAACCTTGCAATTCCGTTTTAAAACCGAATCCCGCTTGCCGGGCGTGTTCACCGGCTTCGTCGGTATTGGCGACGGTCTGAACACGCCGTTCAATTCGCCGGCGCCGCTGCCGGCCGGTACGCCGCTGGTGCCGGCGGCGATTTCCGCGTTGGATGGGCCGGGCTCGGAAGGCTTGGGCTTGCGGCAGAGCTACACGGTGACGCTGATCAAGGGTAAGGGTAAAAACCGTCAGGTGCTCGAGTTGAACGGCGGGCAAAAACTCTACGCGGTGCCGTCCAACGTTGGGCCGCGCACGATGCCGGATTATCCGGCGCTGGCCAAACAAGGTATTTACGACTTGGCCGGCGGTATTAAAGTGTTTGCCGGCACCGTCGACGATCCGTTTTACATCGATTTGGGTGCGGCCTTCGATACCTTGAATTTTCGGAGCGGCGCGTCCGGAGTCGGCGTGGCCGGGGTGTTGAGCGACGCGCAAAACGCCGACGAGGTTCGTAATTTCGCGCCAGACGACGTGGCAGGCTTCAATGTCAATGCCATCGCCATCGAGTTGCCGATCGCGATGTTGACTCACGACGGCAAGTTGCACGGGGCCAATGAGGCTTTCGCGGTCGTCGGCACATATGCGACCACGTCAAGGCCGCGCACTAAGTCCTATGCCGAAAAACCCGGCGGCCGGCCCAAATTGGCCAACGCTTATGCCCAAATTCAGCGGATGGGCAACCCGTTGGTCAACGAACTGCTGATCGGCACCGGCGACAAGGACAAGTTCAGCATGAGCGAACCCAAGCAAGACGGCGATTACGCCGCCTACGTCGTTGATCCGTTGATCGCGCGGGTCCTTAATGCCGCGACGGCCGGCGTGCTGCCGGTGCCAGTGCCGCCGCGCGTCAATCCGGACCAACCGGCGTTCGATTTGGGCCCGTTGGTGTTTTACGCGGCGCCGATTTGTCCGGCCTGCACCAGCGAACAGCGCGGGCCGATCGCCGATTTGCTGCGCTTGAACACCGGAATCGGACCGACGACAACCGCCGCGCGTAAACGAATGGGTTTTTTGGCGGGCGATAGCGCGGGCTTTCCGAACGGTCGCCGGGTATCCGACGATGTCCTAGACATCACCGCGCAAGCCGCGGTCGGCGTGCTGCGCGCCGGTTTCGGCGCTTTCCCCAACAATCGGGTCGGTGATGGGGTTAACGCCAACGACCGAAATTATCAGGAGAGTTTTCCCTACGTGGCCTTCGCCAATAGCGGCCGGCAAAGCCGGCACGTCGATCCCGGCGAAGCCGGTTGCGCCGACAGTTTGACCTCGGCGGCGGCCAATTGCCCGGAGCAATAG
- a CDS encoding HupE/UreJ family protein, which produces MRRWLVFLILIGVSCAASAHKASDAYLSLTWSGERWVGRWDMALRDLQEAVGLDQDDDGRITSRELRERGDAVAAHALSRLGISGDGRACRLDGEGLRVDEHSDGGYAVLDFRADCPATVRQLMVDYRWFFEFDARHRGLFSLVRPSGARSAVFSPEQPTQTFELAGKGGVWPELAAFVQEGMTHIWAGYDHLLFLLSLLLPAALARDGLTWRRKANLAEIGTDVLAVVTAFTLAHSLTLALTVWQYLALPSRWVEAAIAASVAVAALNNIYAWFTERRVWLAFGFGLVHGMGIAGVLLDLALPKSGQALALLGFNLGVELGQLVIIAVALPLIYWGSRQRYYPVWVLKYGSTGIVGLALIWLVERGLDVAILPS; this is translated from the coding sequence ATGAGACGCTGGCTAGTGTTTCTAATATTGATCGGCGTCAGTTGCGCCGCCTCGGCGCACAAGGCCAGCGATGCGTATCTGAGCTTGACCTGGAGCGGCGAACGCTGGGTCGGCCGCTGGGACATGGCGCTACGCGATTTGCAGGAAGCGGTCGGTCTGGATCAGGACGATGACGGCCGCATTACCTCGCGGGAGTTGCGCGAGCGTGGCGACGCCGTCGCGGCACATGCGCTAAGCCGTTTGGGTATCAGCGGCGACGGCCGGGCCTGTCGCTTGGACGGCGAGGGTTTGCGGGTCGACGAGCACAGCGACGGCGGTTACGCGGTACTGGATTTTCGGGCGGATTGTCCGGCGACCGTGCGGCAATTGATGGTCGATTACCGCTGGTTTTTCGAGTTCGACGCGCGCCATCGCGGCTTGTTTAGTTTGGTCCGGCCTAGCGGCGCGCGTAGTGCGGTGTTTAGTCCCGAGCAACCGACGCAGACCTTCGAGCTTGCCGGCAAAGGTGGCGTCTGGCCTGAGCTGGCGGCGTTTGTCCAAGAGGGGATGACGCACATCTGGGCCGGCTACGATCATCTGCTGTTTTTGTTGAGTTTGCTATTGCCGGCGGCGTTGGCGCGCGACGGTTTGACCTGGCGGCGCAAGGCGAATCTCGCCGAAATTGGCACCGATGTGTTGGCGGTGGTGACGGCGTTTACGCTGGCCCACTCGCTGACGCTGGCGTTGACGGTTTGGCAATATTTGGCGCTGCCTAGTCGTTGGGTCGAAGCGGCGATTGCCGCTTCGGTGGCGGTCGCCGCGCTGAACAACATCTATGCCTGGTTTACCGAACGCCGGGTGTGGTTGGCCTTCGGTTTCGGTTTGGTTCACGGCATGGGCATCGCCGGCGTACTGCTGGATCTGGCTTTGCCGAAATCCGGGCAAGCGTTGGCCTTGCTGGGTTTTAATCTCGGCGTCGAGTTGGGGCAATTGGTGATTATCGCGGTCGCTTTGCCATTGATTTATTGGGGTAGCCGGCAGCGCTATTATCCGGTCTGGGTCTTGAAATACGGTTCGACCGGTATTGTAGGGCTAGCGCTGATTTGGTTGGTCGAGCGCGGTTTGGATGTGGCGATATTGCCGAGTTGA
- a CDS encoding transglycosylase SLT domain-containing protein, translating into MMNLKYFPLIGLLLATATPSAADVASPLNLAQLRQTAADFEHGRGIKQDYGLAFEMYCKAALAGDSESAYGLGFMYFNGRGVKRDLPLASHWFKQAADRGDHHAQTMLSRFGDAPATEDPACHPEPVVTVTVTDNNPNRQIVEAWVNQIAPVYGIDPQLVMAVIKAESAFNPTALSGKNAQGLMQLIPETAERFGIKDAWNPVQNIKGGTAYLHWLLRHFEGKVDLVLAAYNAGEKAVERYKGIPPYAETQNYVKQILAWYPNATHPIPPQSPQKNLVIEVKT; encoded by the coding sequence ATGATGAACCTGAAATATTTTCCGCTGATCGGCCTGCTGCTTGCCACCGCTACGCCATCCGCCGCCGACGTTGCCTCCCCGCTAAACTTGGCGCAGTTGCGCCAAACCGCCGCCGATTTCGAGCACGGCCGCGGCATCAAACAAGATTACGGATTAGCTTTCGAAATGTATTGCAAGGCCGCGTTGGCCGGCGACAGCGAATCGGCTTACGGTCTGGGCTTTATGTATTTCAACGGTCGCGGCGTCAAACGGGATCTGCCGCTGGCCAGTCACTGGTTCAAACAAGCCGCCGACCGCGGCGACCATCACGCTCAAACCATGTTGAGCCGCTTCGGCGACGCTCCGGCCACCGAAGACCCAGCCTGCCACCCGGAACCGGTCGTGACGGTGACGGTAACCGACAACAACCCCAACCGGCAAATCGTCGAGGCCTGGGTCAATCAAATCGCGCCAGTCTACGGCATCGACCCGCAATTGGTGATGGCGGTCATCAAAGCCGAATCGGCGTTCAATCCGACCGCGCTGTCCGGCAAAAACGCCCAGGGTCTGATGCAATTGATACCCGAAACTGCGGAGCGCTTCGGCATCAAGGATGCCTGGAATCCGGTGCAAAACATCAAGGGCGGCACGGCTTATCTGCATTGGCTGTTGCGCCATTTCGAAGGCAAGGTCGATCTGGTTCTGGCCGCATACAATGCCGGCGAGAAAGCCGTCGAGCGCTATAAGGGCATTCCGCCTTATGCCGAAACTCAGAACTATGTGAAGCAAATCCTGGCGTGGTATCCCAATGCCACCCACCCCATCCCGCCGCAGTCGCCGCAAAAAAATCTGGTCATCGAAGTTAAAACCTAA
- a CDS encoding DUF167 family protein encodes MANPKIKNPRGQGGVGDQGRPGPVSFCAWDGDVLVLNVLGTPSAKRDVIGKPKGAQLKISVTATPEDGKATDHMVRFLAREFGVTIKDIQVVFGQYHINKQLRIRMPKRLPPVVEAELAASASR; translated from the coding sequence ATGGCAAATCCGAAAATTAAGAATCCGCGAGGCCAAGGCGGGGTTGGAGATCAGGGGCGGCCGGGACCGGTGTCGTTTTGCGCTTGGGACGGGGATGTCTTGGTGTTGAACGTACTCGGCACGCCGAGCGCCAAGCGCGATGTCATCGGCAAACCCAAGGGGGCTCAACTGAAAATCAGCGTTACCGCGACACCGGAGGACGGCAAGGCTACCGACCATATGGTTCGGTTTTTGGCCAGGGAGTTTGGCGTGACGATCAAGGATATCCAAGTCGTGTTCGGTCAGTATCACATCAACAAGCAACTGCGAATCCGGATGCCGAAGCGTTTGCCGCCGGTCGTCGAAGCGGAGTTGGCGGCTTCGGCAAGCCGCTAG
- the gatB gene encoding Asp-tRNA(Asn)/Glu-tRNA(Gln) amidotransferase subunit GatB — translation MSSQWEAVIGLEIHTQLSTKSKIFSGAATAYGAEPNTQACAVDLGLPGVLPVLNEDAVRKAVTFGLAIDAEIAPHSIFARKNYFYPDLPKGYQISQFERPIVGNGHLDIEVDGKTKRIGITRAHLEEDAGKSLHEDFHGLTGIDLNRAGTPLLEIVSEPDMRSAKEAVAYMRKLHELVRYLEICDGNMQEGSFRCDANVSVRPKGQAEFGTRAEIKNINSFKFVEKAINHEIERQIDIIEAGGKVVQETRLYDANKDETRSMRSKEEANDYRYFPDPDLLPVIVEEALKAEIRATLPELPGAKKHRFIEQYALDAESAATLTSSRELADFFEQVAAESGEAKLAANWLTGDVLGALNKASLEIDACPVSAERLAGLLKRIADNTISGKTAKQVFDKLWNGSATADQIIEQEGLKQITDTGAIEAIVDKVIAANPVPVEQYRAGKDKALMALVGQIMKETQGKANPAEVNKMLVAKLKD, via the coding sequence ATGAGCTCACAATGGGAAGCCGTCATCGGCTTGGAAATCCACACCCAACTCTCTACGAAATCGAAAATCTTTTCCGGCGCGGCGACTGCCTACGGCGCCGAACCCAACACCCAGGCTTGCGCGGTGGATTTGGGACTACCCGGCGTATTGCCGGTATTGAACGAAGACGCGGTACGCAAGGCGGTAACCTTCGGCCTGGCTATTGATGCCGAAATCGCACCGCACTCGATCTTCGCTCGCAAAAACTATTTCTACCCCGACCTGCCCAAAGGCTATCAAATCAGCCAATTCGAACGACCTATTGTCGGCAACGGCCATCTGGATATCGAAGTCGACGGCAAAACCAAACGCATCGGCATCACCCGGGCCCACTTGGAAGAAGACGCCGGCAAATCGCTGCACGAAGATTTTCACGGCCTGACCGGCATCGACCTGAACCGCGCCGGCACGCCGCTACTGGAAATCGTCTCCGAGCCGGACATGCGTTCCGCCAAGGAAGCCGTGGCCTATATGCGCAAACTACACGAGCTAGTACGTTATCTGGAAATCTGCGACGGTAATATGCAGGAAGGCTCGTTTCGCTGCGACGCCAACGTTTCGGTTCGCCCCAAAGGCCAAGCCGAATTCGGGACCCGTGCCGAAATCAAGAACATCAATTCGTTCAAGTTTGTCGAAAAAGCCATCAATCACGAAATCGAACGACAAATCGACATCATCGAAGCCGGCGGCAAAGTGGTCCAAGAAACCCGCTTGTACGACGCCAACAAAGACGAAACCCGCTCGATGCGTAGCAAGGAAGAAGCCAACGATTACCGTTACTTCCCAGACCCGGACTTGTTGCCGGTGATCGTCGAGGAAGCCCTGAAGGCTGAAATTCGCGCCACGTTGCCGGAATTGCCAGGCGCCAAAAAGCACCGTTTCATCGAGCAATACGCGTTGGATGCGGAAAGCGCCGCCACGCTGACCTCATCGCGCGAATTGGCCGACTTCTTCGAACAAGTCGCGGCCGAATCCGGGGAAGCCAAGTTGGCTGCGAATTGGTTAACCGGCGACGTGCTCGGCGCATTGAACAAAGCCAGCTTGGAAATCGACGCCTGCCCGGTCAGCGCCGAACGCTTGGCTGGCCTATTGAAACGCATTGCCGACAACACCATTTCCGGCAAGACCGCCAAGCAGGTGTTCGACAAACTCTGGAACGGCAGCGCAACGGCGGATCAAATCATCGAACAGGAAGGCTTGAAGCAAATCACCGATACCGGCGCCATCGAAGCCATCGTCGACAAGGTCATCGCCGCCAATCCGGTACCGGTCGAACAATACCGGGCCGGCAAAGACAAGGCGCTGATGGCGCTGGTCGGCCAAATCATGAAAGAAACCCAAGGCAAGGCCAACCCCGCAGAAGTGAATAAAATGTTGGTTGCCAAATTAAAGGATTAA
- a CDS encoding Uma2 family endonuclease, whose protein sequence is MAPITQLSQLDPNGTYSYADYLTWQLEESVELIKGKIMAMSPAPSRKHQSVSLNFAVSLGNYFKHKDCKLYPAPFDVKLYDRRKSLLQDREVFSVIQPDLCVICDKDKLTEQGCDGAPDWIIEILSPGNSQKELRLKYQLYQENGVTEYWTVYPYEQAVHQFVLDQNEKYQLHAMHAGDEIAIPYLFPDLQIDLNDVFAE, encoded by the coding sequence ATGGCGCCGATCACGCAATTATCACAATTGGATCCTAACGGCACCTATAGTTACGCCGATTACCTGACTTGGCAGCTCGAGGAGTCGGTCGAACTGATCAAGGGCAAGATCATGGCCATGTCGCCGGCGCCGAGCAGAAAGCACCAAAGCGTATCGCTAAATTTTGCCGTCAGCCTTGGCAACTACTTTAAGCACAAGGATTGCAAACTCTACCCTGCGCCGTTCGACGTCAAACTCTACGACCGCCGTAAATCCTTGCTTCAAGACCGCGAAGTTTTCAGCGTCATCCAGCCCGACCTGTGCGTGATCTGCGACAAAGACAAACTGACCGAACAAGGCTGCGATGGGGCGCCGGATTGGATCATCGAGATTTTATCGCCCGGCAACAGCCAAAAGGAATTGCGTCTGAAATACCAGCTGTATCAGGAAAACGGCGTGACGGAATATTGGACGGTTTATCCTTACGAGCAAGCAGTCCATCAATTCGTGCTCGATCAGAACGAAAAATACCAACTGCACGCCATGCACGCCGGCGACGAGATTGCCATCCCCTATTTATTCCCCGACCTGCAAATCGACCTGAACGACGTTTTTGCCGAATAG